A window of Streptomyces sp. NBC_01241 genomic DNA:
CGCCACCATCGGCCCGTCCATCGTCTTCGGCTACGTCGCCGCCCGGCACGCCGCCGGCGAGACGACCGGGGGAGCATCGTGACACCGCCCGGCCCGCTCACCGTCCGCGTCGTCGAAGTCATCCGCGAGACGTCCGACGCCCACTCGCTCGTCCTGGAACCCGCCGACGGGGCGCACGACAAGTTCCGCTACAAGCCCGGCCAGTTCCTCACCGTCAAGGTGCCCTCCGACCGCGAGGGCGGGGCCGCCCGCTGCTACTCGCTGTGCAGCTCCCCGCTGCGCGACGAGAAGCTGAAGGTCACCGTCAAACGCACGGTGAACGGATACGGCTCCAACTGGATCTGCGACAACGTCGTCGAAGGCGACACCCTGGAAGTGCTGCGCCCCGCGGGCACCTTCACCCCGGACTCGCTGGACGAGGACTTCCTGCTCCTCGCCGCGGGCAGCGGGATCACGCCCGTGATGTCGATCCTCACCTCCTGCCTGCACGGCGGGAGCGGATCCGCCACCCTGATCTACGCCAACCGGGACGAGAACTCCGTCATCTTCCGTGACGAACTCGCCACACTGGCCCGGGAGTACGGCGGCCGACTGACGGTCATCCACTGGCTGGAGTCCGTACAGGGCCTGCCGGCGGGTCCCGGTCTGCGGGCGCTGGCCGAGCCGTACGCCGGACGCCAGGCGTTCATCTGCGGCCCGGGTCCCTTCATGGACCTCGCCGCCACGACGCTCAGCGACCTCGGTGTGCCGCCGGGGCGCGTGCACGTCGAACGGTTCACCTCCCTGACCAACGATCCGTTCGCCGCCCCGCAGACCGTCGCCGACCCCACGGGCCCGTCCGGCACGGTGGAGGTCGAGCTCGACGCGCGGACCACGACCGTGCCCTGGCCCCAGGGCAGCAAGCTGCTCGACGTGCTCCTCGCGGCAGGCCTGGACGCGCCGTTCTCCTGCCGGGAGGGCAGCTGCAGCGCGTGCGCCTGTGTGCTGACCGAGGGCGAGGTGGTCATGGAGCGCAACGAGGTCCTCGACGAGCAGGACCTCGCCGACGGACTCATCCTCTCCTGCCAGGCGCTCCCGGTCAGCGAACGCATCAAGGTCACCTACGACGGGTGATCGCCCCCCCAACCCCCTCGATTCGGATGAGGTTTCAACAGTGACCAAGGCGACCGCCGCGATCGTCGGCTCCGGAAACATCGGAACCGACCTGATGTACAAACTGCTCCGGTCCGCAGTGATAGAGCCACGCTGGTTGATCGGGATCGACCCGCAGAGCCCCGGCCTCAAGCGGGCGGCCGAGGAGGGCCTGCTCGCCAGTGCCGAGGGCGTGGACCGGCTGCTCGCCCAGGACGAGCGCCCGGACCTGGTCTTCGAGGCCACCTCGGCGTACGTGCACAAGGTGAACGCCCCCAAATACGCCGAACTCGGCATCCAGGCCGTCGACCTGACGCCCGCCGCGCTGGGCCCCGCCGTCGTCCCGGCCGTCAACCTGGGCGAACATCTGGACGCGCCCAACGTCAGCCTGATCACCTGCGGGGGACAGGCCACCATTCCCGTGGTCCACGCCGTCTCCCGGGTCACCGAGGTGGCCTACGCGGAGATCGTGGCCAGTGTCGCCTCGCCGTCCGCCGGTCCGGGGACCCGGGCCAACATCGACGAGTTCACGATCACCACCAGCCGGGGCATCGAGACCATCGGCGGCGCGGCCAAGGGCAAGGCCATCATCATCCTCAACCCGGCCGAACCGCCCATGCTGATGCGGGACACGGTCTTCTGTTCCATCCCGGCCGACGCCGACCGTGCCGCGATCACCGCGTCGATCCACGAGATCGTCGGACAGGTCGCGTCGTACGTACCCGGCTACCGGCTGCGCGCCGAGCCGCAGTTCGACGAGCCGACCGAGGTGAGCGGTGGCCTCGCCCGTGTCGCGGTGTTCCTCGAAGTGGAGGGCGCGGGGGACTTCCTGCCGCCCTACTCCGGGAACCTCGACATCATGACCGCCGCGGCCACCGAGGTCGGTGAGGGCTTCGCCCGGCGGATCGTCTCCCAGCGCGCCGGATCCTGAGCACCCAAGGAGTTCACCAGCCATGCCCTACAGCGCCGACCTCGACATCCGCGTCACCGACTCGTCCCTGAGAGACGGATCGCACGCCAAGCAGCACCAGTTCACCATCGAGCACGTCCGGTCGATCGTCGGGGCGCTCGACGAGGCCGGGGTCCCGGTCATCGAGGTGACCCACGGCGACGGCCTCGGCGGCTCGTCGTTCAACTACGGCTTCAGCCACACGCCGGAGCAGGAGCTGATCAAGGCGGCCGTGCAGACCGCCCGCCGGGCGAAGATCGCGTTTCTGATGCTGCCCGGTCTCGGCGTCCAGGACGACATCCGCGAGGCGGCCGACAACGGTGCCGCCGTCTGCCGGATCGCCACCCACTGCACCGAGGCCGACATCGCGGTCCAGCACTTCGGGCTGGCCCGCGATCTGGGCCTGGAGACCGTCGGCTTCCTGATGATGTCGCACAGCCAGTCCCCGGAGGTGCTCGCCCGGCAGGCCCGGATCATGGCCGACGCCGGCTGCCAGTGCGTGTACGTCGTCGACTCCGCCGGAGCGCTGGTCATGGAGCAGACCAGCGACCGGATCGCGGCGCTCGTCGCCGAACTCGGCGACGACGCGCAGGTCGGCTTCCACGGCCACGAGAACCTGGGACTCGGCGTCGCCAACTCCGTGCTCGCCGTGCGGGCCGGCGCACAGCAGATCGACGGCTCGACCCGCCGCTTCGGCGCGGGCGCGGGCAACACCCCGGTCGAGGCCTTCGCCGCGGTCGCGGAGAAGCTCGGTATCCGTACCGGAATCGACACCCGGAAGATCATCGACGCCGCCGAGGACGTCGTACGGCCGGTCATGGACGGCGAGTGCCTCCTCGACCGGATGTCGCTGACCATGGGGTACGCCGGGGTCTACTCCAGCTTCCTCAAGCACGCCGACCGGCAGGCCGCGAAGTACGGCGTGTCCGGCGCCGAAATCCTCCTGGAGGCCGGCCGCCGCAAGCTCGTCGGGGGCCAGGAGGACCAGCTCATCGAAATCGCCGTCGCCCTCGCCGAGAACGCCTCCGCACGGAAGTGAGAACAGCCATGCCCAATCCGGTACTTGACGCGATCACCGAGCGTGCGGAGGAGATCCGTGCGCTGGGACCGGCGAACGAGTCGCTCGGCCGACTGGACGACCAGACGGCCAAGGTGCTGCGGGAGACCGGGGCGATCCGGATGCTCCAGCCGAAGACGTACGGCGGCCTGGAACTGCACCCGCGCGAGTTCGCCGAGACCATCATGCGGATCGCCGCCTGCGACGGCGCGACCGGCTGGGTCGCCGGGGTCGTCGGCGTCCACCCGTGGGAAATGGCGATGGCCGACCCCCGGGTCCAGGAGGAGGTGTGGGGCGAGGACAACGACACCTGGATCGCCTCTCCCTACGCGCCGATGGGGGTGCTCCGCCCCGTGGACGGGGGTTACGTCTTCAACGGCCACTGGCAGTTCTCCTCCGGCACCGACCACTGCGACTGGATCTTCCTCGGCGCGTTCCTGGCCGACCAGGACGGCAACAGGCTGAACCCCCCGCGGTCGGTGCACGTCGTCCTGCCGCGCTCGGACTACGAGATCGTCGAGGACTCGTGGGACGTGGTCGGCCTGCGCGGCACCGGCAGCAAGGACATCGTCGTCAAGGACGCGTTCGTCCCGGAGTACCGGGTCATCGAGTACTCCAAGGTGGTGGACGGCACCCTGGCGAAGGAGGCCGGGCTGACCAACCCCACGTACCGCCTGCCGTTCTCCGCCGCCTTCCCGCTCGGCATCACCGCGGCCGTCATCGGCATCTGCGAGGGGGCCCTGGCCCATCACATGGCCTATCAGCGCCACCGCGTCCAGATCACCGGCACGGCCGTCAAGGACGACCCGTACGTCCTCTACGCCGTCAGTGAGGCGGCGGCGGAGATCGCGGCCTCGCGCTCGGCGCTGCTGGACAACATCTCGCAGCTCCACGACATGGTGGCGGCCGGCCGGGAGGTCACCTTCGACCGCAGGGCCGTGGGCCGGCGTACCCAGGCCCGGGCGGCGTGGCGCGCGGTGCGGGCCGTCGACGAGATCGTCGCGCGCTCCGGCGGGAACGCCATGCGGATGGACAACCCGATCCAGCGCTTCTGGCGCGATGCCCACACCGGCCTCGCCCACGCCATCCACGTGCCCGGTTCGGTCTTCCACGCCGCCGCACTGACGCAGCTCGACATCGAGCCGCCGCACGGACCGATGCGCTCGATGATCTGACGACCGTCACGGCACCAGCGCCCGTCCGACGAAGGACCGGCAGACCGAAAGACCGACAGATGAGGGAGGAACACATGACGCAGATACGAGGGCTGGGCTATCTCAGGGTCCAGACGCGCGACATCGAACGCTGGCGCGAACTCACCATTGACGGCCTCGGTTTCGCCGAAGGGTCCGGGCCGGATCCCGACGGTCTCTACCTGCGGATGGACGAGCGTCGGGCACGACTGGCCGTTCTGCCCGGTGACACCGACCGGGTACTGGCCGTCGGGTGGGAGGTGCGCGACCAGTTCGCCATGGCGGCGGTCGGGCGTGCCGTCGAGGCGTCGGGCAGAGCGGTCAAGGAGCTGACGCAGAAGGAGGCCGACGAACGCGGGGTGGAAGCGGGCATCACCTTCGACGACCCCGCCGGCGTCCCCGTCGAGGTCTTCTTCGCGCCGATCCTCGACCACAGCCCCGTGCTCACCGGCTTCGGCCAGGCCTTCGTCACCGGCGGCCAGGGCATGGGCCATGTCGTCCTGCCCACGACCTGCATGGAGGAGACCGTCTCCTTCTACACCGAGGTCCTCGGCTTCCTGCCGCGCGGAGCGATCAGGCTCGCCGGCACGGATCCCGACACCCCGCCCCGCCGCGTGCGCTTCATGGGCGTCAACCAGCGGCACCACAGTCTGGCCGTCTGCCCCGCGCCGCACGGGCAGGAACCGGGCCTGATCCACCTCATGGCCGAGGTCGACAGCCTGGACGCGGTGGGCCGCGCGCTCGACAGCGTGGGGCGGCTCGGCTTCTCGATCTCCTCCACCCTGGGCCGGCACACCAACGACAAGATGGTCTCCTTCTACGTGCGCGCGCCCGGCGGCTGGGACATCGAGTACGGCTGCGAGGGCATG
This region includes:
- a CDS encoding ferredoxin--NADP reductase; translated protein: MTPPGPLTVRVVEVIRETSDAHSLVLEPADGAHDKFRYKPGQFLTVKVPSDREGGAARCYSLCSSPLRDEKLKVTVKRTVNGYGSNWICDNVVEGDTLEVLRPAGTFTPDSLDEDFLLLAAGSGITPVMSILTSCLHGGSGSATLIYANRDENSVIFRDELATLAREYGGRLTVIHWLESVQGLPAGPGLRALAEPYAGRQAFICGPGPFMDLAATTLSDLGVPPGRVHVERFTSLTNDPFAAPQTVADPTGPSGTVEVELDARTTTVPWPQGSKLLDVLLAAGLDAPFSCREGSCSACACVLTEGEVVMERNEVLDEQDLADGLILSCQALPVSERIKVTYDG
- a CDS encoding acetaldehyde dehydrogenase (acetylating); the protein is MTKATAAIVGSGNIGTDLMYKLLRSAVIEPRWLIGIDPQSPGLKRAAEEGLLASAEGVDRLLAQDERPDLVFEATSAYVHKVNAPKYAELGIQAVDLTPAALGPAVVPAVNLGEHLDAPNVSLITCGGQATIPVVHAVSRVTEVAYAEIVASVASPSAGPGTRANIDEFTITTSRGIETIGGAAKGKAIIILNPAEPPMLMRDTVFCSIPADADRAAITASIHEIVGQVASYVPGYRLRAEPQFDEPTEVSGGLARVAVFLEVEGAGDFLPPYSGNLDIMTAAATEVGEGFARRIVSQRAGS
- the dmpG gene encoding 4-hydroxy-2-oxovalerate aldolase, which codes for MPYSADLDIRVTDSSLRDGSHAKQHQFTIEHVRSIVGALDEAGVPVIEVTHGDGLGGSSFNYGFSHTPEQELIKAAVQTARRAKIAFLMLPGLGVQDDIREAADNGAAVCRIATHCTEADIAVQHFGLARDLGLETVGFLMMSHSQSPEVLARQARIMADAGCQCVYVVDSAGALVMEQTSDRIAALVAELGDDAQVGFHGHENLGLGVANSVLAVRAGAQQIDGSTRRFGAGAGNTPVEAFAAVAEKLGIRTGIDTRKIIDAAEDVVRPVMDGECLLDRMSLTMGYAGVYSSFLKHADRQAAKYGVSGAEILLEAGRRKLVGGQEDQLIEIAVALAENASARK
- a CDS encoding acyl-CoA dehydrogenase family protein, translated to MPNPVLDAITERAEEIRALGPANESLGRLDDQTAKVLRETGAIRMLQPKTYGGLELHPREFAETIMRIAACDGATGWVAGVVGVHPWEMAMADPRVQEEVWGEDNDTWIASPYAPMGVLRPVDGGYVFNGHWQFSSGTDHCDWIFLGAFLADQDGNRLNPPRSVHVVLPRSDYEIVEDSWDVVGLRGTGSKDIVVKDAFVPEYRVIEYSKVVDGTLAKEAGLTNPTYRLPFSAAFPLGITAAVIGICEGALAHHMAYQRHRVQITGTAVKDDPYVLYAVSEAAAEIAASRSALLDNISQLHDMVAAGREVTFDRRAVGRRTQARAAWRAVRAVDEIVARSGGNAMRMDNPIQRFWRDAHTGLAHAIHVPGSVFHAAALTQLDIEPPHGPMRSMI
- a CDS encoding VOC family protein, which codes for MTQIRGLGYLRVQTRDIERWRELTIDGLGFAEGSGPDPDGLYLRMDERRARLAVLPGDTDRVLAVGWEVRDQFAMAAVGRAVEASGRAVKELTQKEADERGVEAGITFDDPAGVPVEVFFAPILDHSPVLTGFGQAFVTGGQGMGHVVLPTTCMEETVSFYTEVLGFLPRGAIRLAGTDPDTPPRRVRFMGVNQRHHSLAVCPAPHGQEPGLIHLMAEVDSLDAVGRALDSVGRLGFSISSTLGRHTNDKMVSFYVRAPGGWDIEYGCEGMLVDETYYTAEEITADSYWGHDWSGSEPLAAFTPPEAGR